A window from Chitinivibrionales bacterium encodes these proteins:
- a CDS encoding AraC family transcriptional regulator, which translates to MTVGAPAESVTSRSESKRNRKPHVFPLSEAVIWRATQGDWRQLYGNFKELGISIEWHDFELNTNATFEWSRSFHPNSLELCLNLAGHASIHCASSTVDFEPLTAGFYAPGKNELRAWRKAGERHRFITVEFSPRFLREHLFQCDGALHGLVEKFLLSSASPAGLGEIHRLTTEQEQLISQLSRPPSFQGARRLWYQGKVLQLMADFFFGRRGEDELFCDRQKRMVRERVDRVVAILRRDLAEPPTLEKIGREAGCSPFYLSRTFSRETGMTIPQCLRKLRMERAAELLKSGKCN; encoded by the coding sequence ATGACCGTTGGAGCACCAGCCGAATCTGTGACTAGCCGGAGCGAGTCGAAGCGTAACCGGAAGCCGCATGTTTTCCCATTGAGTGAGGCGGTCATCTGGCGAGCAACCCAAGGCGACTGGCGGCAACTTTATGGAAATTTCAAGGAATTGGGTATTAGCATTGAGTGGCACGATTTTGAATTGAACACCAATGCCACTTTCGAGTGGTCGCGCAGTTTTCATCCAAATAGCTTGGAACTTTGCCTGAATCTCGCCGGGCACGCTTCCATTCATTGTGCATCCAGCACCGTGGATTTTGAGCCGTTGACGGCTGGGTTTTACGCACCGGGAAAGAATGAATTGCGGGCTTGGCGAAAGGCCGGAGAACGGCACCGTTTCATTACCGTCGAATTTTCCCCCCGTTTTCTGCGCGAACATTTGTTCCAATGCGACGGCGCGCTTCATGGTTTGGTGGAAAAATTCCTGCTCTCCAGCGCGTCTCCCGCCGGGTTGGGGGAAATCCACCGTCTGACCACCGAACAGGAACAATTGATTTCTCAACTCTCGCGTCCGCCTTCGTTTCAGGGTGCGCGCCGGCTGTGGTATCAGGGCAAGGTGCTGCAACTGATGGCAGATTTTTTCTTCGGGCGGCGTGGCGAGGATGAATTATTTTGCGACCGGCAAAAACGGATGGTGCGGGAGCGCGTGGATCGGGTTGTGGCCATTCTGCGCCGGGATTTGGCTGAACCGCCCACGTTGGAGAAAATTGGACGTGAGGCCGGATGCAGCCCGTTTTATTTGAGCCGGACTTTTTCACGGGAGACGGGCATGACCATCCCGCAGTGTCTGCGAAAACTTCGCATGGAACGCGCGGCTGAATTGCTCAAGAGCGGCAAATGCAATG